In Natrinema versiforme, the following are encoded in one genomic region:
- a CDS encoding dihydrodipicolinate synthase family protein, with product MPYQQLKSDLRGVAFTNPTPFDEDGDEIRHDELAENIDHIVDAGGSLVIPCGNTGEYYSLTNDERVAVVETTVDAVDDQGSVVGGVGGSTKTAIELTNAYEAVGADAVMIMHPVHTYQHQRGLIDYYREIIESTDLGVVIYKRGPEVTLDLIRELATYENVVGVKYAVNDINGFSKAVSTTDADIVWSNGIAERFAPSFAIEGAEGLTTGIGNFLPEEVLAVMDAIRDEDWERVRSLRDCLRPYEDLREETGKDNDLDAANNVPVVKYGMELAGLYGGPIREPIVELTEDDKQRAERYYRSVKDEIDSGIVAR from the coding sequence GTGCCGTATCAACAGCTTAAGTCCGACCTCCGAGGTGTCGCCTTTACAAATCCGACACCGTTCGACGAGGATGGAGACGAAATTCGACACGACGAACTGGCCGAAAACATTGATCACATCGTAGACGCCGGCGGATCGCTGGTGATTCCGTGTGGCAATACGGGCGAGTACTACTCGTTGACGAACGACGAACGAGTGGCAGTCGTCGAGACCACAGTCGATGCAGTCGATGATCAGGGGTCCGTCGTCGGTGGCGTCGGCGGCAGTACGAAAACGGCGATCGAACTGACGAACGCCTACGAAGCCGTCGGCGCCGATGCGGTGATGATCATGCATCCGGTACACACGTATCAGCACCAGCGCGGGCTCATCGACTACTATCGCGAGATCATCGAATCGACCGACCTCGGCGTGGTGATCTACAAGCGAGGGCCGGAGGTCACGCTCGATCTGATTCGGGAACTCGCGACCTACGAGAACGTAGTCGGCGTTAAATACGCCGTCAACGACATCAACGGGTTCTCGAAGGCCGTCTCGACAACGGACGCAGACATCGTCTGGTCAAACGGGATCGCGGAACGGTTCGCACCGTCATTTGCAATCGAAGGGGCGGAAGGGCTCACGACCGGGATCGGGAACTTCCTCCCCGAGGAAGTACTCGCGGTGATGGACGCGATCAGGGACGAAGACTGGGAGCGAGTTCGTTCGCTGCGAGACTGTTTGCGCCCGTACGAGGACCTGCGAGAAGAGACCGGGAAGGACAACGACCTCGATGCGGCCAATAACGTGCCCGTCGTCAAATACGGAATGGAACTGGCCGGTCTCTACGGCGGCCCGATCCGCGAACCGATCGTGGAGCTAACCGAAGACGACAAACAGCGTGCCGAGCGCTACTACAGGAGCGTAAAAGACGAAATCGACAGCGGAATCGTCGCCCGCTGA
- a CDS encoding mannonate dehydratase yields the protein MSTEERLGDVRVGVRTRSLSESRLQYVRQLGATDIFVDHADTEEEPDAFNDRDGSDTIAVGPDQIPSVSELTAARERVEDAGLSLTGVHSLPYSMYGDIMFDRDGADEAIDQISTLIRNLGEADIPILGYQWNPRSVVPMRTSPVEIRGEAEGTAFDLDELDDPHELAPGLDREYTEEEFWDNYRYFLESVLPVAEEAGVDLALHPVDPPVLESLAGIPRLFRSVENFERGMELVPSDNHGLKLCLGCFSQMGEDITDVIQRFGKRDQIVFVHFRDVVGTVPEFHETFVDSGNFDPAEAVRALNDIGFEGAVLPDHVPEMVGDDDWRHRARGFTVGYLRGVIDTVRSERIGQRAETE from the coding sequence ATGAGCACTGAAGAGCGTCTGGGAGACGTTCGAGTCGGTGTCCGAACACGATCCCTTTCGGAGTCGCGGTTACAGTACGTCCGTCAGCTCGGTGCGACGGACATCTTCGTCGACCACGCCGATACGGAAGAAGAGCCCGACGCGTTCAACGATCGCGACGGATCCGATACCATCGCGGTCGGCCCGGATCAGATCCCGTCAGTCAGCGAACTGACTGCCGCCCGCGAACGGGTGGAAGACGCCGGACTCTCGTTGACCGGCGTTCACTCGCTCCCGTACTCGATGTACGGCGATATCATGTTCGACCGAGACGGGGCGGACGAAGCGATCGACCAGATCTCGACGCTCATCCGGAACCTCGGGGAAGCGGACATTCCGATACTGGGGTATCAGTGGAACCCCCGGAGCGTCGTTCCCATGCGGACATCCCCGGTCGAAATCCGCGGCGAGGCCGAGGGAACCGCGTTCGACCTGGACGAACTCGACGACCCGCACGAGCTCGCACCGGGCCTCGACCGAGAGTACACCGAAGAGGAGTTCTGGGACAATTACCGGTACTTCCTTGAGTCGGTGCTCCCGGTCGCGGAGGAGGCCGGGGTCGACCTCGCCCTCCATCCGGTAGACCCGCCGGTTCTCGAATCCCTCGCTGGCATTCCGCGGTTGTTCCGCAGCGTCGAGAACTTCGAACGGGGAATGGAACTCGTCCCGAGCGATAACCACGGGTTGAAGCTCTGTCTCGGATGCTTCTCTCAGATGGGAGAAGACATCACTGACGTAATCCAGCGGTTCGGTAAGCGGGATCAGATCGTCTTCGTCCACTTCCGCGACGTCGTCGGAACGGTACCGGAGTTCCACGAAACGTTCGTCGATAGCGGGAACTTCGATCCAGCCGAAGCCGTTCGAGCGCTCAACGACATCGGCTTCGAGGGAGCAGTCCTTCCGGATCACGTTCCGGAGATGGTCGGCGACGATGACTGGCGACACCGCGCTCGCGGGTTCACCGTCGGATATCTCCGCGGCGTCATCGATACGGTTCGATCCGAACGGATTGGGCAGAGAGCCGAGACGGAGTAA
- a CDS encoding thiamine pyrophosphate-binding protein: protein MTVGSAIIDCLVDEGITTLFGIPGKQTLPMNEAVSDRDDVEFVMARHETVVSHNAWGYAESSSEMAATVVIPGPGDMNAMNGLKNALNDCTPLIHISVETEPEVRGGDGIHETPPDTYDNVVKENVLVETPQSTIAELRRAIRIARTPPKGPVRIGVPKNFLPRAVELAAAGEIEPAEAPAAPDEKVSEAASLLADADAPVIVAGGGVRAAAASADLRDVAERLDAPVVTTYKGKGTFPEDHPLSAGVLCGGSSAELRALLGDADAALGVGTDFDAVSTSKWAVDLPESIVHVTLDASDIGTSYDPAVSIAADAARTLAALDDSLADHTVSSGSGVDRARSVRESDRNRIAELLETDEAPLPSVAALDAIRTAAPRDAIVTADAGGSRVWTVVTFPAYGPRNYVNPGSWATMGTGLPSAIGARAANPDRPVLTIVGDGGLMMSVHELHTLVDEGIDVTVVVLNNSDYAIISEEAERSYRMSTSEYGWTDAPLDFQTIARGIGLEAHAAETPAQLKSAVADALESDGPTLIEVPTDPTEPQAGVHMTD, encoded by the coding sequence ATGACGGTTGGAAGCGCAATAATCGATTGTCTCGTCGATGAAGGGATCACGACGCTGTTCGGAATTCCGGGGAAGCAAACGCTACCGATGAACGAGGCAGTCAGCGACCGAGACGATGTCGAGTTCGTGATGGCGCGCCACGAGACGGTCGTTTCCCACAACGCGTGGGGATACGCGGAGTCGAGCAGTGAGATGGCTGCAACCGTGGTCATCCCCGGCCCGGGGGACATGAACGCGATGAACGGGCTGAAGAACGCGCTCAACGACTGTACGCCGCTGATCCATATTTCGGTCGAAACGGAACCGGAGGTCCGCGGCGGCGACGGCATTCACGAGACGCCGCCCGACACGTACGACAACGTCGTCAAGGAGAACGTACTCGTCGAGACGCCACAGAGTACGATCGCGGAACTCCGACGCGCGATCCGGATCGCCAGGACTCCGCCGAAGGGTCCCGTTCGAATCGGCGTTCCGAAGAACTTCCTCCCGAGGGCGGTCGAACTGGCCGCGGCCGGTGAGATCGAGCCCGCCGAGGCCCCCGCGGCTCCCGACGAGAAGGTATCGGAAGCGGCGTCGCTGCTCGCCGACGCCGATGCACCCGTCATCGTCGCCGGCGGCGGTGTTCGAGCCGCGGCGGCGTCGGCCGACCTCCGAGACGTCGCCGAGCGACTCGACGCGCCGGTTGTGACGACGTACAAGGGAAAGGGAACGTTCCCGGAGGACCATCCCCTCTCGGCGGGCGTTCTCTGTGGCGGATCGAGCGCGGAACTGCGGGCGCTGCTGGGAGACGCCGACGCCGCGCTCGGCGTCGGCACCGACTTCGACGCCGTGAGTACGAGCAAGTGGGCCGTGGATCTCCCCGAATCGATCGTTCACGTGACGCTCGACGCCTCCGACATCGGCACCAGCTACGACCCGGCGGTGAGTATCGCGGCGGACGCCGCGCGGACGCTCGCTGCGCTCGACGACTCGTTGGCCGATCACACGGTCTCGAGCGGGTCGGGGGTCGATCGCGCGCGATCGGTCCGCGAGTCCGATCGGAATCGAATAGCCGAGCTCTTGGAGACGGACGAAGCGCCGCTCCCGTCCGTCGCCGCGCTCGACGCCATCCGTACGGCAGCGCCGAGAGACGCTATCGTAACGGCGGACGCCGGTGGGTCGCGCGTCTGGACCGTTGTGACGTTCCCCGCGTACGGTCCCAGGAACTACGTCAACCCCGGCTCGTGGGCGACGATGGGGACCGGACTCCCGTCGGCGATCGGTGCCCGCGCCGCGAATCCTGATCGGCCGGTACTCACCATCGTCGGCGACGGCGGATTGATGATGAGCGTCCACGAACTCCATACGCTCGTCGACGAGGGTATCGACGTCACCGTCGTCGTCCTCAACAACAGCGACTACGCCATCATCTCCGAAGAGGCCGAACGCAGTTATCGGATGTCCACGAGCGAGTACGGCTGGACCGACGCGCCCCTCGACTTCCAGACGATCGCCCGGGGTATCGGTCTCGAGGCGCACGCTGCCGAGACGCCGGCGCAACTCAAGTCGGCCGTCGCCGACGCGCTCGAGAGCGACGGCCCGACCCTCATCGAAGTCCCGACCGACCCGACCGAGCCGCAGGCCGGCGTTCACATGACGGACTGA
- a CDS encoding mandelate racemase/muconate lactonizing enzyme family protein, protein MYSDFADRLATTMWQDFDRTPSREDNPAEITDVSTVVVDGNFPWTIVTVETDTGVTGVGEAYPSPGVHEVITDYFEPVLRGENPLDVERLYNLMRASLSGRGSQQGIGTIAISGIELALWDTAGKLLDQPVYQLLGGKMRDEVRMYADCHGGEGMVAAARNDQRTETYEAEAYARSARDAVDDGYEIVKFDLDVPSGRDIDTLSRHLDKPELEHKRRLVEAVTDEVGDEAEVTVDLHWNLSVEAAERLCAILEPYDLAWIEDPIPPENESAMTRLNRSVDQQLLTGENRYGRHGFRDLVERQSVAFVAPDIPKTGGIAETKKIAELAETSYMTLAPHNIGSPVATMAGVHVGASVPNFLGLEFHARDVPWWDDLVDTDEPLIRNGYIDVPDDPGLGIELDWDVVETHRKR, encoded by the coding sequence ATGTACTCCGACTTCGCCGATCGGTTGGCGACGACCATGTGGCAGGACTTCGATCGCACGCCGTCACGAGAAGACAATCCCGCCGAAATTACTGATGTTTCCACCGTCGTTGTCGACGGCAATTTCCCGTGGACGATCGTAACGGTCGAAACTGATACCGGTGTGACCGGGGTCGGCGAAGCGTATCCGTCACCGGGAGTCCACGAGGTGATCACGGACTATTTCGAGCCCGTCCTGCGGGGAGAGAACCCGCTGGACGTCGAACGACTGTACAACCTCATGCGGGCCAGTCTCTCCGGTCGAGGGTCCCAGCAGGGGATCGGGACCATTGCGATCAGCGGTATTGAACTCGCGCTCTGGGATACCGCCGGAAAGCTCCTCGATCAGCCGGTCTATCAACTCCTGGGCGGGAAGATGCGGGACGAGGTTCGGATGTACGCCGACTGCCACGGCGGAGAGGGAATGGTCGCGGCCGCCCGCAACGACCAACGAACCGAGACCTACGAAGCGGAGGCGTATGCGCGTTCGGCGCGCGACGCGGTCGACGACGGCTACGAAATCGTGAAGTTCGATCTCGACGTGCCGTCCGGCCGAGACATCGACACCCTCTCTCGTCACCTCGACAAACCGGAACTGGAACACAAGCGGCGCCTCGTCGAGGCCGTCACCGACGAAGTCGGCGACGAGGCCGAAGTCACGGTCGACCTCCACTGGAACCTCAGCGTCGAGGCGGCCGAACGGCTCTGTGCGATCCTCGAACCGTACGACCTCGCGTGGATCGAAGACCCGATCCCGCCGGAGAACGAGTCGGCGATGACGAGGTTGAACCGGAGCGTCGATCAACAACTGCTCACCGGCGAGAATCGCTACGGCCGACACGGGTTCCGCGACCTCGTCGAACGGCAATCGGTCGCCTTCGTCGCACCCGATATCCCGAAGACGGGCGGTATCGCCGAGACGAAGAAAATCGCCGAACTCGCGGAAACGTCCTACATGACGCTCGCTCCGCACAACATCGGGAGCCCCGTCGCAACGATGGCGGGCGTCCACGTCGGCGCGTCGGTCCCGAACTTCCTCGGGCTGGAGTTTCACGCCCGCGACGTTCCGTGGTGGGACGACCTGGTCGACACCGATGAACCGCTCATTCGGAACGGATATATCGACGTTCCGGACGATCCCGGGCTCGGCATCGAACTCGACTGGGATGTCGTCGAGACCCACCGCAAGCGATAG
- a CDS encoding dihydrodipicolinate synthase family protein: protein MALSASQVQEHLRGVAAGLLTPLNGELEIEHGKLSENAETLYQEGIRTFLATANISEYHSLSQRERIDAAETAVDALPEDTCVLAGVGGSTSNATELIREYERIGVDAMMIMPPDHTYLHEEGLLEYYRKLAAATDRPLVPYVRGFDPSIEYLGKLTRVDGIVGIKYALPDAVKLGAGVAAGDDDVVWVNGLAEPFAVAFWAEGAEGFSAGVSNFRPEVGLELFDALTNGEWERARELRNICLPYQNFRDQTGTENEIPGAISIPAVKKGLELAGLHGGEVREPIRSLSEEDERRAEELYGELDDDIARLVE, encoded by the coding sequence ATGGCATTGTCAGCCAGTCAGGTGCAGGAGCACCTTCGAGGAGTAGCGGCGGGTCTTCTCACACCATTGAACGGTGAGTTAGAGATCGAGCACGGAAAGCTCAGTGAAAACGCCGAAACACTCTATCAAGAGGGGATCAGAACGTTCCTCGCGACCGCGAACATAAGCGAATATCATTCCCTCTCGCAGAGAGAGCGAATCGACGCCGCGGAGACGGCGGTCGATGCTCTCCCCGAGGACACCTGCGTGCTCGCCGGCGTCGGCGGAAGCACGAGCAACGCCACCGAACTCATCCGTGAATACGAGCGGATCGGCGTCGACGCCATGATGATCATGCCGCCGGATCACACCTACCTTCACGAAGAGGGGTTGCTGGAGTATTACCGCAAACTCGCTGCAGCTACTGATCGGCCACTCGTACCGTACGTCCGCGGCTTCGATCCCTCGATCGAATATCTCGGCAAACTCACGCGGGTCGACGGTATCGTCGGAATCAAATACGCGCTTCCGGATGCCGTGAAGTTGGGTGCTGGCGTTGCAGCCGGTGACGACGATGTCGTGTGGGTCAACGGCCTCGCCGAACCGTTCGCGGTCGCGTTCTGGGCCGAAGGGGCGGAAGGGTTCTCTGCCGGTGTGAGCAACTTCCGCCCGGAGGTCGGCCTCGAGCTGTTCGATGCCCTGACGAACGGGGAGTGGGAACGGGCTCGGGAACTGCGGAACATCTGTCTCCCGTATCAAAACTTCCGTGACCAGACCGGGACGGAAAACGAGATTCCGGGGGCGATCAGTATTCCGGCCGTCAAAAAAGGACTCGAGCTCGCCGGACTCCACGGCGGCGAAGTCCGCGAGCCGATTCGCTCTCTCTCGGAGGAGGACGAGCGACGCGCCGAAGAGCTGTACGGCGAACTCGACGACGATATCGCTCGCCTCGTCGAGTAA
- a CDS encoding TRAP transporter large permease, with amino-acid sequence MITIPLLDPVVLAVLFLGILLVLYGIGTPIAIAMLATSIIMMALPTGINFNSVIINSRLFNGINSFGMLAFPFYVLLGRLMNTSGMTERLFDFASALVSQFRGGIVYVNILASIIFAGMSGLALADAAGLGRIEYAVMRDHGYDKDIAIGVTGSSSMIGPIIPPSVPIILYAILAEQSIGQLFLGGILPGLLLGLLLMVFVTVIIFKRGYERGDPFSLTQVMSTFKEAILAIFIPVLIIGGILGGYFTATEAGAIAVVYVTVLACVFGELNLGDFLDEARDSMVETFSLTFIIASATVYGLVALQLRLPMLLTDWVTSVSTDPTTVLFLICALLLVIGTFMSVTASITILTPLLIPVIETVGIDPIHFGIVMVFTLMIGVVTPPFGAILFVLEKVTDASLEEVIRSIIPYYIPMVLAVIILILFPELVTYIPNNIMG; translated from the coding sequence ATGATTACGATTCCGCTCCTCGACCCGGTGGTACTCGCAGTGTTGTTCCTCGGCATTCTGTTAGTACTGTACGGGATTGGGACGCCGATCGCGATTGCGATGCTCGCGACCAGTATCATTATGATGGCGCTCCCAACGGGGATCAATTTCAACTCGGTCATCATCAATAGCCGGCTGTTTAACGGAATCAACAGCTTCGGTATGCTCGCGTTCCCATTCTACGTGTTACTTGGTCGGTTGATGAACACGAGCGGAATGACTGAGCGGTTGTTCGACTTCGCGTCCGCACTTGTCAGTCAGTTCCGAGGCGGGATCGTCTACGTTAACATCCTGGCCAGTATCATCTTCGCGGGAATGTCCGGCCTAGCTCTCGCCGACGCGGCAGGTCTCGGTCGCATTGAGTACGCGGTGATGCGCGATCACGGGTACGACAAAGATATCGCGATCGGGGTCACGGGATCCTCGTCGATGATTGGACCGATTATCCCACCTAGCGTTCCGATCATCCTCTATGCGATTCTGGCGGAACAATCGATTGGACAGTTGTTCCTCGGCGGAATCTTACCCGGACTCCTTCTGGGACTGCTGTTGATGGTATTCGTGACCGTCATCATCTTCAAGCGGGGATACGAACGCGGCGATCCGTTCTCGCTGACACAAGTGATGTCGACGTTTAAAGAGGCGATACTGGCGATTTTCATTCCGGTACTCATAATCGGTGGTATCCTCGGCGGCTACTTCACGGCGACAGAGGCCGGTGCGATAGCGGTGGTATACGTCACGGTTCTGGCCTGCGTATTCGGCGAACTGAACCTGGGTGACTTTCTGGACGAGGCCCGAGACAGCATGGTCGAGACGTTCTCGCTCACCTTCATTATCGCATCGGCAACGGTCTACGGGTTGGTCGCCCTGCAACTTCGATTGCCGATGCTGCTCACGGACTGGGTGACATCCGTCTCGACCGACCCGACGACGGTCCTGTTTCTCATCTGCGCCCTGCTCCTCGTGATCGGGACCTTCATGAGCGTCACCGCTTCGATCACGATTCTCACGCCGTTGTTGATCCCAGTGATCGAGACCGTCGGAATCGATCCGATTCACTTCGGGATCGTGATGGTGTTCACGCTGATGATCGGCGTCGTCACCCCGCCGTTCGGAGCGATCCTCTTCGTCCTCGAGAAAGTGACTGACGCGTCCCTTGAAGAGGTCATCCGCTCGATCATCCCCTACTACATTCCAATGGTCCTCGCAGTAATCATTCTCATCCTATTCCCTGAACTGGTCACGTATATCCCGAACAACATCATGGGATAG
- a CDS encoding TRAP transporter small permease, translating into MEIDQSLGLRRESLVDRLALAIAVTFFLVTVVLVTVQVVLRLIDLSVTLAWTEPAARLALVIGTYFGAAVASRNNEHISMDIVLRKLEEKYPRVKAVFDLLVRFIVIITLSIVVFGLLQGAQSSWNSNWADIDAVNIGMVYLAIGLGLTWMLGYELFKLKELLSTVSFDRKTPLEVIQNDK; encoded by the coding sequence ATGGAAATTGACCAATCATTAGGGCTACGTCGAGAGTCACTGGTAGATCGTCTCGCCCTAGCGATAGCCGTCACTTTCTTTTTGGTGACTGTGGTGCTAGTAACGGTACAGGTAGTCCTTCGTCTGATAGATCTATCAGTGACACTGGCGTGGACGGAACCGGCGGCCAGACTGGCCCTCGTGATCGGGACCTACTTCGGTGCGGCCGTCGCATCCCGGAATAACGAACATATAAGCATGGATATCGTGCTTCGGAAACTCGAGGAGAAGTATCCGAGAGTGAAAGCCGTCTTCGATCTCCTCGTTCGATTCATCGTCATTATCACGCTTTCTATCGTCGTGTTCGGACTGCTCCAGGGCGCACAGAGCTCGTGGAACAGTAACTGGGCGGACATCGATGCCGTGAACATCGGAATGGTGTATCTCGCGATCGGTCTCGGGCTCACGTGGATGTTAGGGTACGAGCTATTCAAACTCAAAGAGTTGCTCTCCACGGTCTCGTTCGACCGAAAGACTCCACTCGAGGTGATTCAGAATGATAAGTAG
- a CDS encoding Ldh family oxidoreductase: protein MLTVEPDSLESFARATIEASGATPEIAETVARSLVSSDLVGHSSHGVVRLPYYADQIAAGTVDPTAMPSIEQTGLFHQIDGSGAFGQVTGRRAVELLLETTNEHGVGVVGIRNSGHLGRIGEWADRIADEGLLFSSWVNLQGGAQRIAPPGTADRRLGTNPITFAVPTFDALDFNLLYDGATSQVAHGKIIERDGSGETLPPAWTITESGEPVEYAADFEDQVGALLPLGGTESGHKGFGLAIMAELFASLVGDGPVSTKESQDWAGNGAAFLAIDPSVFTTREAISIRVEALIEYLRSAEPIADDGEVILPGEPEHRTARERRDQGIPIEDAVADNLETVATDRDVEDALPPAFR from the coding sequence ATGCTCACTGTTGAACCAGATTCACTCGAATCGTTCGCTCGAGCCACGATTGAGGCGTCCGGTGCGACCCCTGAAATCGCGGAAACCGTCGCTCGTTCGCTCGTGTCGTCGGACTTAGTCGGTCACTCCTCGCACGGTGTGGTGCGGCTTCCATACTACGCTGATCAGATCGCCGCCGGTACGGTCGACCCGACGGCGATGCCGAGCATTGAACAGACGGGACTGTTTCACCAGATCGACGGAAGCGGCGCGTTCGGGCAAGTGACCGGTCGCCGAGCCGTCGAACTGCTACTCGAGACTACGAACGAGCATGGCGTCGGCGTCGTCGGTATCCGTAACTCGGGCCACCTCGGTCGCATCGGTGAGTGGGCGGATCGGATCGCTGACGAGGGATTGCTCTTCTCCTCGTGGGTCAACCTTCAGGGCGGGGCCCAGCGGATAGCACCGCCTGGGACCGCGGACAGACGCTTAGGCACGAATCCGATTACCTTCGCCGTGCCGACGTTCGACGCTCTCGATTTCAATCTGCTCTACGACGGGGCGACTAGCCAGGTCGCCCACGGAAAGATCATAGAACGGGACGGATCGGGGGAGACGCTCCCGCCGGCGTGGACGATCACAGAGTCGGGCGAACCGGTCGAATACGCCGCTGATTTCGAAGACCAAGTAGGAGCTCTCCTGCCGCTTGGCGGGACGGAATCCGGACACAAGGGATTCGGGCTCGCCATCATGGCTGAGTTGTTCGCATCGCTCGTCGGCGACGGTCCCGTTTCCACCAAAGAATCACAGGACTGGGCTGGTAACGGAGCGGCGTTCCTCGCGATCGACCCATCGGTGTTTACTACCCGGGAAGCGATCAGTATTCGGGTCGAAGCGCTGATCGAGTACCTTCGGTCGGCGGAACCGATCGCCGACGACGGTGAGGTGATTCTCCCCGGAGAACCGGAGCACCGAACCGCTCGAGAGCGCCGTGATCAGGGGATTCCGATAGAAGACGCAGTGGCGGACAACTTGGAAACGGTCGCGACCGACCGTGACGTCGAGGACGCGCTTCCACCGGCGTTTCGCTAA
- a CDS encoding enolase C-terminal domain-like protein, whose amino-acid sequence MPPTITRIESIEFAYELTDVGYSPNGFSVVYEPGSSTERRLFALRIHTDEGITGEYVGGNSPAAAQINMVADYLIGENPLERERHWSAMKRALRKYDWMGLGPLDIALWDFAGKYRNAPIHELLGTYRESFPGYASTYQGDKNGGLDSPAAFADFAEECLEMGYPAFKIHDWGGNWTDPAETAEAVRAVGDRVGDRMDLMLDPACEPSTFADALKMGKACDDANFLWYEDPYRDGGVSQHAHRKLRQKLETPLLQTEHVRGVEPHADFVAAEATDFVRADPEYDGGITGAMKIARIAEGFGLDVEYHAPGPAHRQCLAATRNSNYYEVALVHPDCQNTQPPVYANGYSDSIDTIDGDGFVTVPDGPGLGVEYDWDEILSRETGRRVYE is encoded by the coding sequence ATGCCACCGACTATTACGCGCATCGAATCGATAGAGTTCGCGTACGAACTGACCGACGTCGGATACAGTCCGAACGGCTTTAGCGTCGTCTACGAACCGGGGTCCTCGACCGAGCGACGGTTGTTCGCACTCCGCATTCACACGGACGAGGGGATCACCGGCGAGTACGTCGGTGGGAACTCGCCCGCGGCCGCACAGATAAACATGGTCGCCGACTACCTGATCGGCGAAAATCCGCTCGAGCGTGAGCGCCACTGGAGCGCGATGAAACGCGCCCTGCGAAAGTACGACTGGATGGGACTGGGGCCGCTGGATATCGCGCTCTGGGATTTCGCCGGAAAGTACCGAAACGCTCCGATCCACGAGCTACTCGGAACGTACCGCGAATCGTTTCCCGGCTACGCCTCGACGTATCAGGGAGACAAGAACGGTGGCCTGGATTCTCCGGCGGCGTTCGCCGATTTCGCCGAGGAGTGTCTCGAGATGGGGTATCCGGCGTTCAAGATACACGATTGGGGCGGCAACTGGACCGACCCAGCGGAGACGGCCGAGGCGGTCAGGGCGGTCGGGGACAGGGTCGGCGACCGGATGGACCTGATGCTCGACCCCGCCTGCGAGCCGTCGACTTTCGCCGACGCGCTGAAGATGGGGAAGGCCTGCGACGACGCGAACTTCCTCTGGTACGAGGATCCGTACCGCGACGGCGGCGTTTCGCAGCACGCTCATCGGAAACTCAGACAGAAACTCGAGACACCGCTGCTACAGACGGAACACGTCCGAGGCGTGGAACCGCACGCGGACTTCGTCGCTGCCGAGGCGACCGATTTCGTCCGCGCCGACCCCGAATACGATGGGGGAATTACCGGTGCGATGAAGATCGCTCGCATCGCCGAGGGGTTTGGCCTGGACGTGGAATACCACGCGCCCGGCCCCGCCCACCGGCAGTGCCTCGCGGCGACGCGAAACAGCAACTACTACGAGGTCGCGTTGGTTCATCCGGACTGTCAGAATACCCAGCCGCCGGTGTACGCGAACGGTTACTCCGACTCGATCGATACGATCGACGGCGACGGCTTCGTTACCGTTCCGGACGGACCGGGGCTCGGAGTCGAATACGATTGGGACGAGATCCTCTCGCGCGAAACCGGACGACGAGTGTACGAATAG